One stretch of Bosea vaviloviae DNA includes these proteins:
- a CDS encoding rhodanese-like domain-containing protein gives MPQIITKGYKALLVEAEAAVETLSVEEARALHGRDDVVFVDLRDPRELEREGRMPEAFHCPRGMLEFWIDPESPYAKPVFSQDKRFVFFCAGGWRSALAALTAQEMGLKPVAHIAGGFGAWKKAGAPFDAAESKDAGGKN, from the coding sequence ATGCCGCAGATCATCACCAAGGGCTACAAGGCGTTGCTGGTTGAGGCCGAGGCAGCTGTGGAAACGCTCTCGGTAGAGGAGGCCAGGGCGCTGCATGGCCGCGACGATGTCGTCTTCGTCGATCTGCGCGATCCGCGCGAACTGGAGCGGGAAGGGCGCATGCCCGAGGCCTTCCATTGTCCGCGCGGCATGTTGGAGTTCTGGATCGATCCCGAGAGCCCCTATGCCAAGCCGGTCTTCAGCCAGGACAAGCGCTTCGTCTTCTTCTGTGCCGGGGGCTGGCGCTCGGCGCTGGCGGCCTTGACCGCCCAGGAGATGGGGCTGAAGCCGGTCGCCCATATCGCCGGCGGTTTCGGCGCCTGGAAGAAGGCCGGCGCGCCCTTCGACGCAGCGGAGTCGAAAGACGCCGGCGGCAAGAACTGA
- a CDS encoding DUF599 domain-containing protein, with translation MIGFGTFDIVGFAFFVASWIGYHFAVELGPHAARSLNMRMNLRRARWVREAMGRDNRIVDTQVMNGLQNGTAFFASTSLIAIGGSLSLLQSTDRVVALFADLPFGTPTTRAAWEMKVIGLAVIFGYAFFKFAWAYRLFNYCVILIGALPPAKSHDDRDAARAVHEMTEMNIAAGRHFNRGQRAFFFALAYMGWFLGPATFMIFTAAVLIAMYRRQFASDAARVFSYANALIDQAAARKASDE, from the coding sequence ATGATCGGATTCGGCACCTTCGACATCGTCGGCTTCGCCTTCTTCGTGGCATCGTGGATCGGCTATCATTTCGCGGTGGAGCTCGGCCCGCATGCGGCGAGGAGCCTGAACATGCGGATGAACCTGCGCCGCGCGCGCTGGGTGCGCGAAGCCATGGGCCGCGACAACCGCATCGTCGACACGCAAGTGATGAACGGGTTGCAGAACGGCACCGCCTTCTTTGCCTCGACTTCGCTGATCGCGATCGGCGGCTCGCTCTCCCTGCTACAATCGACCGACCGCGTCGTCGCCCTCTTTGCCGACCTGCCCTTCGGCACGCCGACCACCCGCGCCGCCTGGGAGATGAAGGTGATCGGGCTCGCGGTGATCTTCGGCTACGCCTTCTTCAAATTCGCCTGGGCCTACCGGCTGTTCAACTACTGCGTCATTCTGATCGGCGCCCTGCCCCCGGCCAAGAGCCATGACGACCGCGACGCCGCCCGCGCCGTCCATGAAATGACCGAGATGAACATCGCCGCCGGCCGCCATTTCAACCGCGGCCAGCGCGCCTTCTTCTTCGCGCTCGCCTATATGGGCTGGTTCCTCGGGCCCGCGACCTTCATGATCTTCACGGCCGCGGTCCTGATCGCGATGTATCGCCGCCAGTTCGCCTCGGACGCCGCCCGCGTCTTCAGCTATGCCAACGCCCTGATCGACCAGGCCGCAGCGCGCAAGGCTAGTGATGAGTGA
- a CDS encoding DUF3253 domain-containing protein, translating into MSDPLDALEAAILRLVTERGPGGTISPTDAARAVGGDHPDGWGPLMQPARKIAVRLMKEGRLVITRKGKPVDPDDFRGVYRLSLPSGE; encoded by the coding sequence ATGAGTGACCCGCTGGACGCCCTCGAAGCGGCAATACTGCGCCTCGTCACTGAGCGTGGTCCAGGCGGCACGATCAGCCCGACCGACGCCGCTCGCGCCGTCGGCGGCGATCATCCCGATGGCTGGGGGCCGCTGATGCAGCCGGCGCGCAAGATCGCGGTCAGGCTGATGAAGGAGGGCCGCCTCGTCATCACCCGCAAGGGCAAGCCGGTGGATCCGGATGATTTTCGCGGGGTGTATCGGCTGTCGCTGCCGAGCGGCGAGTAG
- a CDS encoding YdcF family protein has product MFFTLSKLVWFVFSPVNLAILLAGLAALLAFTRLARFGRWLGVLALLALSLMAFSPLPRIVIRPLENRFPQQDAAKGPVAGIVVLGGAIGVARGDVVLTSAAARMTKAVEIARLHPEAKIVFAGGAGNLVSPVTETEADGARLLFEGLGLPAERLVLEDRSRNTRENAVFTRRLVEPKPGERWLLVTSAWHMPRAMGVFRKAGFAVEAFPVDYWSENEPADFIRPYGRAPRGLNIADDGFKEWVGLLAYWLAGYTDALFPGP; this is encoded by the coding sequence ATGTTCTTCACTCTCTCCAAGCTCGTCTGGTTCGTCTTCTCTCCGGTCAATCTGGCGATCCTGCTGGCGGGGCTTGCTGCTTTGCTGGCCTTCACGCGCCTCGCCCGGTTCGGGCGCTGGCTCGGCGTTCTCGCCTTGCTCGCTTTGTCATTGATGGCGTTCAGCCCGTTGCCGCGCATCGTCATCCGCCCGCTCGAGAACCGCTTTCCCCAGCAGGACGCGGCGAAGGGACCGGTCGCCGGCATCGTCGTGCTGGGCGGCGCCATCGGGGTTGCGCGCGGCGATGTGGTGCTGACCTCGGCGGCCGCACGCATGACCAAGGCGGTCGAGATCGCGCGGCTGCATCCCGAGGCCAAGATCGTTTTCGCCGGCGGCGCCGGCAATCTGGTCTCACCGGTCACCGAGACCGAAGCCGATGGCGCGCGATTGCTGTTCGAGGGGCTCGGCCTGCCAGCGGAGCGGCTCGTGCTGGAGGACAGGTCGCGCAACACCCGCGAGAACGCCGTCTTCACCCGCCGGCTGGTCGAGCCCAAGCCCGGCGAGCGCTGGCTGCTGGTGACCTCCGCCTGGCACATGCCGCGCGCGATGGGCGTGTTCCGCAAGGCGGGCTTTGCGGTCGAGGCCTTTCCCGTCGATTACTGGTCGGAGAACGAACCGGCCGATTTCATCAGGCCCTATGGCCGGGCGCCGCGCGGCCTGAACATCGCCGATGACGGCTTCAAGGAATGGGTCGGGCTGCTGGCTTATTGGCTGGCGGGGTATACCGACGCGTTGTTTCCGGGGCCGTGA
- a CDS encoding glutathione S-transferase family protein: MSNAAAGPRVAGKTRTGLVVMLTIWGRISSINVQKVVWTAGEVGQTFERIDLGGAFGGTHEPTFLAKNPNAQIPVLEDGDVCIWESNSIVRYLAARYGAGWIWEEDPALRTEADRWMDWMISELQPSMTPAFWGLVRKAPGHTDPEVIAASIAKTEVKMDILEGHLATRSFLAGERFGMADITVGCGAHRWLNMPVERPMRPHLQRWYETLFARPAAKPALPLPIS; the protein is encoded by the coding sequence TTGTCAAATGCGGCCGCTGGCCCGAGAGTTGCCGGCAAGACGAGAACAGGACTGGTAGTTATGCTGACGATCTGGGGGCGCATCAGCTCCATCAATGTGCAGAAGGTGGTCTGGACTGCAGGCGAGGTTGGTCAAACCTTCGAGCGCATCGACCTTGGCGGCGCATTCGGCGGTACGCACGAGCCGACCTTTCTCGCCAAGAACCCCAACGCTCAGATTCCCGTGCTGGAAGACGGCGATGTCTGCATCTGGGAATCCAACAGCATCGTGCGCTACCTGGCGGCGCGCTATGGCGCCGGCTGGATTTGGGAGGAGGATCCGGCGCTGCGCACGGAGGCCGACCGCTGGATGGACTGGATGATCTCTGAATTGCAGCCCTCGATGACGCCGGCCTTCTGGGGGTTGGTGCGGAAAGCGCCGGGGCATACCGACCCAGAGGTGATCGCGGCTTCCATCGCCAAGACCGAGGTCAAGATGGATATCCTGGAGGGGCACTTGGCGACGCGAAGCTTTCTCGCGGGCGAGCGTTTCGGCATGGCCGACATCACGGTCGGTTGCGGCGCGCATCGCTGGCTGAACATGCCGGTCGAGCGCCCAATGCGGCCGCATCTGCAGCGCTGGTACGAGACCCTCTTCGCGCGCCCGGCCGCCAAGCCTGCCTTGCCGTTGCCGATTTCGTGA
- a CDS encoding acetyl-CoA carboxylase biotin carboxylase subunit, with the protein MFTKILIANRGEIACRVIKTARRMGIKTVAVYSDADRDALHVEMADEAVHIGPPAAAQSYLLIDKIVAACKATGAQAVHPGYGFLSEREAFAQALKDNGIVFIGPNPGAIAAMGDKIESKKAAAAANVSTVPGHLGIIETPEHAVTIADEIGYPVMIKASAGGGGKGMRIAYSAGEVAEGFARAKSEAASSFGDDRVFVEKFIVDPRHIEIQVLGDKHGNVIYLGERECSVQRRNQKVVEEAPSPLLDEATRRKMGEQAVALAKAVNYDSAGTVEFVAGQDKSFYFLEMNTRLQVEHPVTEMITGVDLVEEMIRVAYGEKLRLSQADVKLNGWAVESRVYAEDPTRNFLPSTGRLVTYRPPAEGRDGDAMVRNDTGVFEGGEISIYYDPMIAKLVTHAPTRLAAIEAQGRALDAFAIDGIRHNIPFVSALMHHPRWIAGNLSTGFIAEEFPDGFALPQPKGEVALRMAAIAIACDHRLNQRKRNVSAQMEGWRKVAFDRTRIVQLGAERFEGEVSEQAGAVVIAFGERSITVVSDWRPGEPVWRGTLDGVSVAAQVRAILNGVALGHAGAYANAHVYTVREAELAALMPEKVAADTGKFLLCPMPGLVKAVSVTVGQEVKAGEALCMVEAMKMENVLRAEKDVTIAKILAKEGDSLAVDAVIMEFA; encoded by the coding sequence ATGTTCACGAAGATCCTGATCGCGAACCGTGGCGAGATCGCCTGCCGTGTCATCAAAACGGCGCGCCGCATGGGCATCAAGACGGTCGCCGTCTATTCCGATGCCGATCGCGATGCGCTCCATGTCGAGATGGCCGATGAGGCCGTGCATATCGGCCCGCCCGCTGCGGCCCAGTCCTATCTGCTGATCGACAAGATCGTCGCCGCCTGCAAGGCGACCGGCGCGCAGGCCGTCCATCCCGGCTACGGTTTCCTGTCCGAGCGCGAAGCCTTCGCCCAGGCGCTGAAGGATAACGGCATCGTCTTCATCGGCCCCAATCCCGGCGCCATCGCCGCGATGGGCGACAAGATCGAATCGAAGAAGGCCGCTGCCGCCGCCAACGTCTCGACCGTCCCGGGCCATCTCGGCATCATCGAGACCCCCGAGCATGCGGTGACGATCGCCGACGAGATCGGCTATCCCGTCATGATCAAGGCCTCGGCCGGCGGTGGCGGCAAGGGCATGCGCATCGCCTATTCCGCCGGCGAGGTGGCGGAAGGCTTCGCCCGCGCCAAGTCCGAGGCTGCGTCCTCCTTCGGCGACGACCGCGTCTTCGTCGAGAAATTCATCGTCGATCCCCGCCATATCGAAATCCAGGTGCTCGGCGACAAGCACGGCAACGTCATCTATCTCGGCGAGCGCGAATGCTCGGTCCAGCGCCGCAACCAGAAGGTCGTCGAGGAGGCGCCGTCGCCGCTGCTCGACGAGGCGACGCGCCGCAAGATGGGCGAGCAGGCGGTCGCGCTGGCCAAGGCGGTGAACTACGACAGCGCCGGCACGGTCGAGTTCGTCGCAGGCCAGGACAAGTCGTTCTACTTTCTCGAGATGAATACGCGCCTCCAGGTCGAGCATCCCGTCACCGAGATGATCACCGGCGTCGATCTCGTCGAGGAGATGATCCGCGTCGCCTATGGCGAGAAGCTCAGGCTGAGTCAGGCCGATGTGAAGCTCAACGGCTGGGCGGTGGAATCCCGAGTCTATGCCGAGGATCCGACGCGCAACTTCCTGCCTTCTACCGGCCGGCTCGTGACCTATCGCCCGCCTGCGGAAGGGCGCGACGGCGATGCCATGGTGCGCAACGACACCGGCGTCTTCGAGGGTGGCGAGATCTCGATCTATTACGACCCGATGATCGCCAAGCTCGTCACCCATGCGCCGACCCGGCTGGCTGCGATCGAGGCGCAAGGCCGCGCACTCGACGCCTTCGCCATTGACGGCATCCGCCACAACATCCCCTTCGTCTCGGCCTTGATGCACCACCCGCGCTGGATTGCCGGCAATCTCTCGACCGGCTTTATCGCCGAGGAGTTTCCGGACGGCTTTGCGCTGCCGCAGCCCAAGGGCGAGGTTGCGCTCCGGATGGCGGCGATCGCGATCGCCTGCGACCATCGCCTGAACCAGCGCAAGCGCAATGTCTCGGCGCAGATGGAAGGCTGGCGCAAAGTCGCCTTCGACCGCACGCGCATCGTCCAGCTCGGAGCCGAGCGCTTCGAGGGTGAGGTTTCCGAGCAGGCTGGCGCGGTCGTCATCGCCTTCGGCGAGCGCAGCATCACGGTCGTCAGCGATTGGCGGCCGGGCGAGCCGGTCTGGCGCGGTACGCTCGATGGAGTGAGCGTGGCAGCCCAGGTGAGGGCGATCCTCAACGGTGTCGCGCTCGGCCATGCCGGCGCCTATGCGAACGCCCATGTCTACACGGTGCGCGAGGCGGAGCTCGCGGCGCTGATGCCGGAGAAGGTCGCGGCCGATACCGGCAAGTTCCTGCTCTGCCCGATGCCGGGGCTGGTCAAGGCGGTTTCCGTCACGGTCGGCCAGGAGGTCAAGGCGGGCGAGGCGCTCTGCATGGTCGAAGCCATGAAGATGGAAAACGTGCTGCGCGCGGAGAAGGACGTCACCATCGCCAAGATCCTGGCGAAGGAGGGTGATTCACTCGCTGTCGATGCCGTCATCATGGAATTCGCCTGA
- a CDS encoding lipase family protein: MTVRVGKLATAFILTVALAACGTIEIVQDKNYARVRVGAEDANALPARDVAPYVVGYALLSLAAYDDVRYGVAKPLAAGSKEAVAQRDDDQAFGTLARPWLAPWALAETLINDCRGAPGSRRDFGFGGRKGDCASDESPRGRILDGLGLQVWTHGSRGSRFCREVILAFRGTDRGQRDDWLSNFRSLTRVLLLYDQYEQVQDHVGPILDRVERYPCYRRGRTEIVAIGHSLGGGLAQQAAYRDGRVRRVFAFDPSFVTGYYDLDPNKRVDNSRGLKIERVYEHGEILAYPRLLLRNVYPPSACDPQIRHIRFNLIDGGSIFAQHSLATLTAGLLELAKGKAGPREPDDFRWHHCVIPSEI, from the coding sequence GTGACGGTCCGAGTCGGGAAGCTGGCGACGGCGTTTATCCTCACGGTCGCCCTTGCTGCGTGCGGGACGATCGAGATCGTCCAGGACAAGAACTATGCGCGCGTGCGTGTCGGCGCCGAGGATGCGAATGCGCTGCCGGCCAGAGATGTCGCTCCTTATGTTGTCGGCTATGCGCTGCTCTCGCTGGCTGCTTATGACGACGTGCGCTACGGCGTTGCCAAGCCGTTGGCGGCCGGGTCGAAAGAGGCGGTCGCGCAGCGCGACGACGACCAGGCCTTCGGGACATTGGCGCGGCCCTGGCTTGCTCCCTGGGCCCTGGCCGAGACGCTGATCAATGACTGCCGTGGCGCGCCGGGCTCGCGTCGTGATTTCGGCTTCGGCGGGCGCAAGGGCGATTGCGCCTCGGACGAGTCGCCGAGGGGCCGCATTCTCGACGGGCTGGGCTTGCAGGTCTGGACGCATGGCAGCAGAGGATCGCGGTTCTGCCGCGAGGTGATCCTCGCCTTTCGCGGCACCGACCGCGGCCAGCGCGACGACTGGCTCTCGAATTTCCGGTCTCTGACGCGGGTTTTGCTGCTCTACGATCAATACGAGCAGGTGCAGGACCATGTCGGCCCGATCCTCGACCGTGTCGAACGCTATCCTTGTTATCGCCGGGGCCGCACCGAAATCGTCGCCATCGGCCACTCGCTCGGCGGCGGGCTGGCGCAGCAGGCGGCCTATCGCGACGGCCGCGTCCGGCGCGTCTTCGCCTTCGATCCGAGTTTCGTCACCGGCTATTACGATCTCGATCCAAACAAGCGTGTCGACAATTCCAGGGGGCTCAAGATCGAGCGCGTCTACGAGCATGGCGAGATCCTGGCCTATCCGCGCCTGCTGCTGCGCAATGTCTATCCTCCTTCGGCCTGCGATCCGCAGATCAGGCATATCCGCTTCAACCTGATCGATGGCGGCTCGATCTTTGCGCAGCACTCGCTGGCCACGCTGACGGCAGGGCTCCTGGAACTGGCGAAGGGCAAGGCCGGCCCGCGAGAGCCGGATGATTTCAGATGGCATCACTGTGTGATCCCATCTGAAATCTGA
- a CDS encoding HAD family hydrolase produces MDLVIFDLDGTLIDSEAIILGAQYETFAKHRLVHPGREAGLGIVGLTLDIALMRLAGLDKPDDALTQTYRDVFGAMRHQAETDPALAEPLYPGVAEMLSVLSARSGLKLGIATGKSRRGAEYIIERYGWNALFTTIQTADDAPSKPHPGMILQALAETGAKPERCAMVGDSSFDIEMAVAAGVTPIAVSWGFQPATSLVALGARHVLGEMSELPGLLDALATEPA; encoded by the coding sequence ATGGATCTCGTCATCTTCGACCTCGACGGCACGTTGATCGATTCCGAAGCGATCATTCTCGGCGCCCAATACGAAACCTTCGCCAAGCATAGGCTCGTCCATCCCGGCCGCGAAGCCGGGCTCGGGATCGTCGGATTGACGCTCGACATCGCCTTGATGCGCTTGGCCGGGCTCGACAAGCCCGATGATGCGCTGACCCAGACCTATAGGGATGTGTTCGGCGCGATGCGCCATCAGGCCGAGACCGATCCGGCGCTGGCCGAGCCGCTTTATCCCGGTGTCGCCGAGATGCTCTCGGTTCTCTCCGCCCGGTCCGGTTTGAAGCTCGGCATCGCCACCGGCAAATCACGCCGGGGTGCGGAGTACATCATCGAGCGCTATGGCTGGAATGCGTTGTTCACCACGATCCAGACTGCCGACGACGCACCCTCCAAGCCGCATCCCGGCATGATCCTGCAGGCGCTGGCCGAGACCGGTGCGAAGCCTGAGCGTTGCGCGATGGTCGGGGACAGTTCCTTCGATATCGAAATGGCGGTGGCCGCCGGCGTCACCCCGATCGCGGTGTCCTGGGGTTTCCAGCCCGCGACGAGCCTCGTCGCGCTGGGCGCCCGGCATGTGCTGGGCGAGATGTCCGAGCTGCCGGGGCTGCTCGACGCGTTGGCAACGGAGCCTGCCTGA
- a CDS encoding RluA family pseudouridine synthase — protein MRTGNKGPGGPKGSGPKRGGRPPASGAPRDPAAKGKRPSHDARRSARASARPRPEREEGVVRTEPTRNPAPHHPVPRPAGPRKPAAPRKAPVTDAPTRAEVKAETAQVLATGVQQLVVTADENEMRIDRFLENRFPQLSFSHIQRIVRKGELRVNGKRADSKDRLEEGQTVRIPPLKLEPQEQRPRSLKADDDTLGFLRSITLYEDDDVIVLNKPAGLAVQGGSGTTRHVDQMLDAMMGKDGQKPRLVHRLDKDTAGCLVIAKSRFAAATLAKTFRSRSARKVYWALVAGVPRVRQGRISTYLAREEAYDGDQRMAVAKHGDDGAMHAVTYYAVVETAAQKLGWLSLKPVTGRTHQLRAHAAHIGHPIVGDPKYFNIKNWELPGGIQNKLHLLARRIVLPHPRGKGTIDVSAPLPPHMRQSWNLLGFEDERYDPIVDAPDE, from the coding sequence ATGAGAACTGGAAACAAGGGACCGGGCGGCCCCAAGGGTAGCGGACCGAAGCGCGGCGGCAGGCCGCCGGCCTCGGGCGCGCCCAGGGACCCTGCAGCAAAGGGGAAGCGCCCGAGCCATGATGCGCGCCGCTCGGCGCGGGCTTCGGCCAGGCCCCGGCCGGAGCGGGAGGAGGGCGTCGTGCGCACCGAGCCGACGCGCAACCCGGCTCCGCATCATCCCGTGCCGCGCCCGGCCGGCCCACGCAAGCCTGCGGCGCCACGCAAAGCGCCAGTGACGGATGCGCCGACGCGCGCCGAGGTCAAGGCCGAGACCGCGCAGGTGCTCGCCACCGGCGTGCAGCAGCTTGTGGTGACGGCGGACGAGAACGAGATGCGGATCGACCGCTTTCTGGAAAACCGGTTTCCGCAGCTCTCCTTCAGCCATATCCAGCGTATCGTCCGGAAGGGCGAATTGCGCGTCAACGGCAAGCGCGCCGACAGCAAGGACCGGCTCGAAGAGGGCCAGACCGTGCGCATCCCGCCGCTCAAGCTCGAACCGCAGGAGCAGCGGCCACGCTCGCTCAAGGCCGATGACGACACGCTCGGCTTCCTGCGCTCGATCACGCTCTATGAGGATGACGATGTCATCGTGCTGAACAAGCCGGCCGGGCTCGCCGTGCAAGGCGGCTCGGGCACCACGCGCCATGTCGACCAGATGCTCGACGCGATGATGGGCAAGGACGGCCAGAAGCCGCGCCTGGTGCACCGGCTCGACAAGGACACCGCCGGCTGCCTCGTCATCGCGAAATCGCGCTTTGCCGCGGCGACTTTGGCCAAGACCTTCCGTTCGCGCTCGGCACGCAAGGTCTATTGGGCGCTGGTCGCGGGCGTGCCGCGCGTACGCCAGGGCCGGATCTCGACCTATCTCGCCCGCGAGGAGGCCTATGACGGCGATCAGCGCATGGCGGTTGCCAAGCATGGCGACGACGGCGCGATGCACGCCGTGACCTATTACGCCGTGGTCGAGACCGCGGCGCAGAAGCTCGGTTGGCTCTCGCTCAAGCCGGTGACGGGCCGCACCCACCAATTGCGCGCCCATGCCGCCCATATCGGCCATCCGATCGTCGGCGACCCGAAATACTTCAACATCAAGAACTGGGAACTGCCCGGCGGCATCCAGAACAAGCTGCATCTGCTGGCGCGGCGCATCGTGCTGCCGCATCCGCGCGGCAAGGGCACGATCGATGTCAGCGCGCCGCTGCCGCCGCATATGCGCCAGTCCTGGAACCTGCTTGGCTTCGAGGATGAGCGCTACGATCCGATTGTCGACGCGCCCGACGAGTAG
- the crcB gene encoding fluoride efflux transporter CrcB, translating to MISTFLVFLGAGIGGVLRHGVNLASLKWAGPGFPYGTLAINVVGSGLMGLVAGWFAFKAGEGAPQDLRLFLTTGILGGFTTFSAFSLDAILLWERGEAMLAAGYVLGSVVVSLAALVGGLAIMRGLT from the coding sequence ATGATCTCCACCTTCCTCGTCTTTCTCGGCGCCGGCATCGGCGGCGTGCTGCGGCACGGCGTCAATCTCGCCTCGCTCAAATGGGCCGGTCCCGGCTTTCCCTATGGCACGCTCGCGATCAATGTCGTCGGCTCAGGCCTGATGGGTCTGGTCGCGGGCTGGTTCGCCTTCAAGGCCGGCGAGGGCGCGCCGCAGGATCTGCGGCTGTTCCTGACTACCGGCATCCTGGGCGGCTTCACCACCTTTTCCGCCTTTTCGCTCGACGCGATCCTGCTCTGGGAGCGGGGCGAGGCGATGCTGGCTGCGGGCTATGTCCTCGGCTCTGTCGTGGTGTCGCTTGCGGCGCTGGTCGGCGGTCTTGCGATCATGCGGGGGCTGACATGA
- a CDS encoding replication-associated recombination protein A: protein MSDLFAASGLDKSGPRPLADRLRPTTLAEVAGQEHLTGHDGALTRLVASGSLGSLIFWGPPGTGKTTVARLLAGQVDLGFEQISAIFSGIADLKKVFELARGRRFGGKGTLLFVDEIHRFNRAQLDAFLPVMEDGTITLVGATTENPSFALNAALLSRARVLTFKSLDEGSLLFLLGRAELLENRSLPLTPEARLALARFADGDGRAVLTLAEELWRAAKPDEVFDEAGLAEVIQRRAPIYDKAQDGHYNLISALHKTIRGSDPDAALYYFARMLDAGEDPRFLARRLVRMAVEDIGMADPQALLHARAAAETYEQLGSPEGELALANAVIYLATAPKSNAAYMAYKAAVRAAKQGGSLMPPKTILNAPTKLMKEEGYGADYSYDHDAPDAFSGQNYWPDALGRQRFYDPPERGFEREIRKRLEYWEKLRRERGE, encoded by the coding sequence GTGAGCGATCTCTTCGCCGCCTCCGGGCTGGACAAATCCGGGCCGCGCCCGCTCGCCGACCGCCTGCGCCCGACGACGCTGGCGGAGGTCGCAGGGCAGGAGCATCTGACCGGGCATGACGGGGCGCTGACCCGGCTCGTCGCCTCCGGCTCGCTCGGCAGCCTGATCTTCTGGGGCCCGCCCGGCACCGGCAAGACCACCGTCGCGCGCCTGCTCGCGGGGCAGGTCGATCTCGGCTTCGAGCAGATCAGCGCGATCTTCTCCGGCATCGCCGACCTGAAGAAAGTGTTCGAGCTGGCGCGCGGACGCAGGTTCGGCGGCAAGGGCACCTTGCTCTTCGTCGACGAGATCCATCGCTTCAACCGCGCCCAGCTCGACGCCTTCCTGCCGGTGATGGAGGACGGCACGATCACGCTGGTCGGGGCGACCACCGAGAACCCGTCCTTTGCGCTCAACGCCGCGCTTTTGTCGCGCGCCCGGGTGCTGACCTTCAAGTCGCTGGACGAAGGCTCGCTGCTTTTCCTGCTCGGCCGGGCCGAGCTTCTGGAAAACCGGTCCTTGCCGCTGACTCCGGAGGCGCGCCTGGCGCTTGCCCGCTTCGCCGATGGCGACGGGCGCGCCGTGCTGACGCTGGCCGAGGAGCTCTGGCGCGCCGCCAAGCCCGATGAGGTCTTCGACGAGGCGGGGCTGGCCGAGGTCATCCAGCGCCGCGCGCCGATCTATGACAAGGCGCAGGACGGCCACTACAATCTGATCTCGGCTCTGCACAAGACGATCCGCGGCTCCGATCCCGACGCGGCGCTGTACTATTTCGCCCGCATGCTCGATGCCGGCGAGGATCCGCGCTTTCTGGCGCGGCGGCTGGTGCGGATGGCGGTGGAGGATATCGGGATGGCCGATCCGCAGGCGCTGCTGCATGCGCGTGCCGCCGCCGAGACCTATGAGCAGCTTGGCTCGCCCGAGGGCGAGCTCGCGCTCGCCAATGCGGTGATCTATCTCGCCACCGCGCCGAAATCGAACGCGGCCTATATGGCCTACAAGGCGGCGGTGCGGGCGGCCAAGCAGGGCGGCTCGCTGATGCCGCCCAAGACGATCCTCAACGCGCCGACCAAGCTGATGAAGGAAGAAGGCTACGGCGCGGACTATTCCTACGACCACGACGCGCCCGACGCCTTCTCCGGCCAGAACTACTGGCCCGACGCGCTCGGCCGGCAGCGCTTCTACGATCCGCCCGAGCGCGGCTTCGAGCGCGAGATCCGCAAGCGGCTGGAGTATTGGGAGAAGCTGCGGCGGGAGCGGGGGGAGTAG